In one Magallana gigas chromosome 7, xbMagGiga1.1, whole genome shotgun sequence genomic region, the following are encoded:
- the LOC136270326 gene encoding uncharacterized protein, which produces MQKMNRHMIVFCIYFFTNIRLVNSQSINFTNLLLHHLTMCGPENVCNITQFSYRTPEFKISKSHKLCPNCFCDNSCFGRGDCCPDKYFAHSDLVCNNVTFVNATQDESREQRSSFLLIKKCPDGTEQPIKEKCEKEANSIDKLKYPPVTSILTNLTYANRICAQCNHEPSYQFWNLDIYCRVFLDINFLSSFKEVVDHGIEHACVMQFAPHDDKPAYNCYHLQGFHFDSCNKTGFWKKKDNDVLYACESMYVNNDTLFKNPFCRMCNPTFFEGDIITQCNVTGMWNVFDKNIKQACSRFGFNEGTFPFKNIFCRICNAPDNFKYNYVDASAKISTKVFLTFNKKDLYHMSIIINNFSKEYFKLVTNKIPKSEHRMKQKTPGIILNNNQTLNVTELIYKSFSFKKYVKVCNSHGIPKNLSNLFISCTCNPSCFHHNDCCEDFALQYPAECIHSKQLAGEHFKRTKPDVEYTVTNGCYMQFQYPMYMEKLCQDGAEGSDIFSSYPIRDITTGISYLNMYCYLCNTSPQRPVFDLGKPWNIELYCKKYIDHRNFITIKQLVVTLKDTNCNITYLPISSPKGKGHQSVPLCHREQVRYNKCNLTGKWLIKDPQIIYACENVSSRAFRMIYAMHRPCKLHKNQFCALCNPEMIENITISKCNASGKLSFYDHRDEIGCQFFPQIAFYSPYKNIFCKHCNNRTDRVDCSGGLSDGYYSITSKRFKWTPIFRNLFLYSELRDDFLENESHKCKSTESYMRNLTVGT; this is translated from the exons ATGCAGAAGATGAATCGCCATATGATAGTATTTTGCATATACTTTTTTACCAATATTAGACTTGTTAACTCACAGtctatcaattttacaaatctACTGTTGCATCATCTCACGATGTGTGGACCAGAAAATGTTTGTAACATTACTCAGTTCAGTTATAGAACACCAGAGTTTAAGATATCAAAAAGTCACAAATTGTGTCCCAATTGCTTCTGTGACAATTCGTGTTTTGGTAGAGGAGATTGCTGTCCAGACAAATACTTTGCACACAGTGATCTAGTATGTAATAATGTTACCTTCGTTAACGCCACGCAAGATGAAAGTCGAGAACAGAGATCGTCATTTCTCTTGATTAAAAAATGTCCTGATGGAACAGAACAACCCATCAAAGAAAAGTGTGAAAAAGAGGCAAATAGTATTGATAAACTAAAGTATCCTCCAGTGACTAGCATTTTAACAAATCTAACGTATGCTAATAGAATATGTGCTCAATGCAATCACGAACCATCGTATCAGTTCTGGAATCTGGACATTTATTGCCGAGTGTTTTTAGATATCAACTTTTTATCTTCATTCAAAGAAGTTGTTGATCATGGAATAGAACACGCATGTGTCATGCAGTTTGCACCACACGATGACAAGCCTGCATATAACTGCTATCATCTACAGGGGTTTCATTTTGATTCGTGTAACAAGACCGGATTCTGGAAGAAAAAAGACAATGACGTGTTATATGCTTGCGAATCAATGTATGTCAATAATGATACCTTGTTTAAAAACCCGTTTTGTAGAATGTGTAATCCCACATTCTTCGAAGGAGACATAATAACACAATGCAATGTTACCGGAATGTGGAACgtctttgataaaaatatcaagcAAGCTTGCTCTCGTTTTGGATTCAATGAAGGTACTTTCccattcaaaaatatattttgtcgAATTTGCAATGCTCCTGATAACTTTAAGTACAACTATGTTGACGCATCTGCAAAAATCAGCACAAaggtttttttaacatttaataaaaaggATTTATACCATATGTCGataataattaacaattttagtAAAGAGTATTTCAAATTAGTGACTAACAAAATTCCTAAATCCGAACACCGAATGAAGCAGAAAACGCCTGGTATTATTCTTAACAATAACCAAACACTCAATGTCACAGAATTGATATATAAATCTTTCTCATTCAAGAAATATGTCAAAGTATGCAACAGCCATGGTATTCCAAAAAACCTTTCAAATCTATTCATTTCCTGTACTTGTAACCCTTCGTGCTTTCATCATAATGATTGTTGTGAAGATTTTGCATTACAATATCCAGCAGAATGTATTCATTCAAAACAACTGGCTGGAGAGCATTTTAAAAGGACCAAACCAGATGTGGAATACACGGTCACGAATGGTTGTTACATGCAATTTCAGTATCCAATGTATATGGAGAAATTATGTCAAGACGGAGCAGAGGGAAGTGACATATTTTCTTCTTATCCAATACGTGATATTACCACTGGTATATCATACCTCAACATGTATTGTTATTTATGTAATACATCGCCTCAAAGACCTGTGTTTGATTTGGGTAAACCATGGAACATCGAATTGTActgtaaaaaatacattgaCCACAGGAACTTTATTACGATAAAGCAATTAGTCGTAACACTCAAAGATACTAACTGCAATATTACATATTTACCAATTTCATCTCCAAAGGGTAAAGGTCACCAAAGTGTCCCTCTATGTCACAGAGAACAAGTACGTTATAATAAGTGCAATTTAACTGGGAAATGGCTAATTAAGGATCCCCAAATAATATATGCTTGTGAAAATGTTTCGTCTAGGGCTTTTAGGATGATCTATGCCATGCACAGGCCATGTAAACTTCATAAAAATCAGTTCTGTGCATTATGCAACCCAGAAATGATAGAAAATATCACGATAAGTAAGTGCAATGCCTCTGGAAAACTGTCTTTCTACGATCATCGAGATGAAATTGGTTGCCAGTTTTTCCCTCAAATTGCATTCTATTCGCCGTATAAGAATATATTTtgcaaacattgcaataacagGACGGATAGAGTGGATTGTTCGGGTGGGCTAAGCGACGGTTATTACTCAATAACGTCAAAACGATTTAAGTGGACTCCAATCTTTAGGAATTTGTTCTTGTATTCTGAACTTCGTGATGATTTTCTGGAGAATGAATCTCATAAATGTAAATCAACGGAATCATACATGAGGAATTTG ACTGTAGGAACTTGA
- the LOC117684314 gene encoding G-protein coupled receptor Mth2-like → MLSSEKFSGNIAVGIFIKQAVERVDIERRLFAITTKMVISRREVHSKFDLYLSLTMSTKQLYFNPYKIYLADYFLRCTLPPFVKYQVVANRQKYRTVRTSKLLTCVQVPLYFDEYRVDQQLGKLVVYGMNKIFDSNLFELLPDGSARVCAEDFNAGTDTVTYFLEERKRDFLLSTITLILDAISILCLMISFLIYVFKKDLRTIPGKINMILILSLALTLIIFQLSEFGSLQKRACVGFGIVLHYFWLVSFLTMSVSSFHMYRSFQFSNTNSRYHLNNIQAYIVFITFLPCMIIALNILISWIVSGNGDVGYGNRMCFIDNPYSRLASFIIPLGVMCICSLSFFVKTIISIRNVPKVPGNQSVRNEFVIFCRLFTITGITWSLQIIDGFLPFSTFSYISSIINSMQGIAIFVAFFLNKRVIDCKCMAQNDSHNKPLSKGESTVDSNTDVTRL, encoded by the coding sequence atgttatcttctgaaaaattttcagggAACATAGCTGTAGGTATATTTATCAAACAGGCTGTAGAACGAGTTGATATTGAGAGGCGGTTATTTGCAATTACAACTAAGATGGTGATATCTAGAAGAGAAGTACATTCTAAATTTGATCTCTACTTGTCTCTCACTATGAGcacaaaacaattatattttaacccatataaaatatatctagcCGACTATTTCTTACGTTGTACTCTACCGCCGTTTGTGAAATATCAGGTAGTGGCAAATAGACAAAAATATAGAACTGTTCGAACATCTAAACTATTGACTTGCGTTCAAGTTCCACTTTATTTTGACGAATATCGTGTAGATCAACAGTTAGGAAAATTAGTGGTGTATggcatgaacaaaatatttgattccaattTGTTTGAACTTTTACCTGATGGATCAGCAAGGGTTTGCGCTGAAGACTTCAACGCTGGAACTGACACAGTCACGTATTTTTTAGAAGAACGTAAACGagattttcttttgtcaacaataacgctTATCCTTGATGCGATTTCCATTCTGTGTTTAATGATTTCATTTCTAAtttatgtgtttaaaaaagatttgaGAACAATACCCGGAAAAATTAACATGATACTGATACTCTCGCTGGCTCTTACACTTATTATTTTTCAGCTAAGTGAATTTGGTTCTTTACAAAAAAGGGCATGTGTTGGGTTTGGTATAGTTCTTCATTATTTTTGGttagtgtcatttttaacaaTGTCGGTAAGTTCGTTTCACATGTACAGAAGTTTTCAATTTTCCAACACAAATTCAAGATATCATTTGAATAACATCCAAGCATATATagtttttatcacatttttaccATGCATGATAATAGCATTAAATATTCTTATATCATGGATAGTCTCAGGCAATGGCGATGTTGGATATGGAAATAGGATGTGCTTTATCGACAATCCTTATTCACGATTAGCCTCATTCATTATACCTCTTGGTGTTATGTGTATCTGCAGTTTATCTTTCTTTGTCAAAACAATTATTTCCATAAGAAATGTTCCAAAAGTTCCGGGAAATCAATCTGTTAGGAAtgaatttgtaatattttgtcGCTTATTCACAATAACGGGGATAACATGGTCTCTTCAGATCATCGACGGTTTTCTCCCTTTTTCAACGTTCTCGTATATCTCCTCAATAATCAACAGTATGCAAGGAATTGCAATATTTGTAgcttttttcttaaacaaacgAGTCATTGATTGCAAATGCATGGCCCAGAATGACTCGCACAACAAACCGCTGTCAAAAGGAGAGTCAACAGTGGACTCGAATACGGATGTTACAAGATTatga
- the LOC105325997 gene encoding uncharacterized protein: MLNMYNSGKMTMCNSISFLFYLFTTRVALGASVTVNELYQRNKMVVSKTLAQIPAIGINTCAAECIAFTDCLSVNFNTEQMVCELNTEDANIVDDTQHKYMYATKSQLQTASKDCVNYCDVACPSNHKCVNFTKGKATCIHTNCGEPPNLGNGKVKNFSRGRLFGSVAVYSCDNNYGEYGPTTSTCLMTRVWTDVGQCLQCSPAPPLLNAISTSGISQAYGTVFTHSCKSNFEPVGNISTECRVDGTWSPITGYCKESCKAGFIEEVDGSGRPIGLCWQIFPGGELTYAEATATCQSRSRNGQLLVLETALKRHRVRSALMQMSMSGRFKAWVNGQFIGTGYHYSTGGPCVGNWKSGEPQHSKPDKCLSVYLNEDYLWKEIECKDHLPFICESNIY, translated from the exons ATGTTGAACATGTACAATTCAGGCAAAATGACCATGTGTAATAGCATCtcgtttcttttttatttattcactaCAAGGGTCGCACTAGGTGCTAGTGTAACGGTAAACGAACTCTACCAGAGAAACAAAATGGTGGTTTCCAAGACGTTGGCTCAAATTCCCGCCATTGGAATCAACACGTGTGCAGCGGAGTGTATAGCATTCACcgactgtctgtctgtaaacttcaACACAGAACAAATGGTGTGTGAATTGAACACAGAGGATGCCAATATTGTTGATGACACTCAACACAAATATATGTATGCGACCAAAAGCCAACTTCAAACCGCTTCAAAG GACTGTGTGAATTACTGCGATGTGGCCTGTCCTTCCAACCACAAATGTGttaattttacaaaaggaaAGGCTACCTGTATACATACCA ATTGTGGAGAACCACCAAACCTTGGAAACGGTAAAGTGAAAAACTTCTCAAGAGGGAGGTTGTTTGGTTCAGTAGCAGTCTACTCGTGTGACAACAATTACGGTGAATACGGCCCCACCACGTCAACCTGTTTAATGACTAGGGTGTGGACGGATGTTGGACAATGCCTAC aaTGTAGTCCGGCTCCGCCATTGCTGAATGCCATATCCACAAGTGGTATTAGCCAAGCTTATGGAACCGTCTTTACACACTCTTGTAAATCTAATTTTGAGCCAGTTGGTAATATTTCTACCGAATGTAGGGTCGACGGAACGTGGTCTCCCATCACAGGGTATTGTAAAG AATCTTGCAAAGCGGGATTCATTGAAGAAGTTGACGGATCAGGAAGACCAATAGGCTTATGTTGGCAAATCTTTCCCGGCGGGGAATTGACGTATGCTGAAGCCACGGCCACCTGTCAGTCAAGATCACGGAATGGGCAGTTGTTGGTGCTTGAAACGGCCTTGAAGAGACATAGGGTGCGATCGGCTCTGATGCAAATGTCCATGTCAG GTAGATTTAAAGCTTGGGTGAATGGTCAATTCATTGGAACAGGTTACCACTATAGTACAGGCGGGCCGTGCGTCGGTAACTGGAAGTCGGGAGAGCCGCAACACTCCAAACCCGACAAGTGTTTATCTGTCTATTTAAATGAAGACTACCTCTGGAAAGAAATAGAATGTAAAGATCACCTCCCCTTCATCTGTGAATCAAACATATATTGA